In Dendropsophus ebraccatus isolate aDenEbr1 chromosome 14, aDenEbr1.pat, whole genome shotgun sequence, the following proteins share a genomic window:
- the LOC138772800 gene encoding ATP-dependent RNA helicase DHX58-like translates to MELRDYQKEVIGPALEGKNILICLPTGTGKTRAALYVAMQHLEKNSNAKVAMIVNKVHLVNQHYSKEFQPILKDRFKITPISGDSEEKGFFAHFVRESDIVICTAQILLNAVTSNSEEKHVELTDFTLLIIDECHHTQKDAIYNKLMEVYLEKKLNGQSNLPQILGLTASPGTGGASSFEKAVDHILMICANLDTYKIMSPQTSIKDLEEKAKQPNKQYDLVPERDTDPFGDKLKELMAAIHEYMDDTEFITNFGTQEYEQSIVLMEKDGAEAADRRKRTCAIHLRKYNDALFLHDTVRMKDAYDFLEEFYIMEKFLKNSTEATDVFLYGLFNENCDELSELCNNIEYENPKLKRLEEILKEHFQNSSTSHGIIFTRTRQSTYSLLEWIKSNASLQDLNIKAAALTGAGFSNQSKHMTQNEQKEVIQKFREGYLNLLISTSVAEEGLDIPECNIVVRYGLMTNEISMVQARGRARAEESCYSFLAESGGKESRRERTNESLEELMKQAIKYVQEMPEREYQEKIKDLQRQSLNERLVKQAKTESQKKFAPSDVRVDCRNCSAAICFGSDLRVMEYVHRVNINPTFKENYEEYSEPINLGRKMENWVPGGAIRCRLCKAHWGMIMIYRGVTLPSITIKHFVLQTPEGPKTCKKWKDVPFSLEEFDYNTYNEDCLSDTEDD, encoded by the exons ATGGAGCTAAGAGACTATCAAAAGGAAGTCATTGGCCCAGCGCTGGAAGGCAAAAACATCTTAATCTGTCTCCCAACAGGAACTGGTAAAACCAGGGCTGCGTTGTATGTGGCAATGCAGCACCTAGAGAAGAACTCTAATGCTAAGGTCGCCATGATTGTGAACAAG GTCCATCTGGTAAACCAACATTACAGCAAGGAGTTTCAGCCAATTCTCAAGGACAGATTCAAGATTACTCCCATAAGTGGAGACTCGGAGGAAAAGGGCTTTTTTGCTCATTTTGTGAGGGAATCTGACATAGTCATCTGCACTGCCCAAATCCTGCTCAATGCCGTCACCAGCAACAGTGAAGAAAAACATGTGGAGCTGACAG attttACACTACTGATCATAGACGAGTGCCATCACACACAGAAGGACGCTATCTACAACAAGTTGATGGAGGTATACCTCGAGAAAAAGTTGAATGGACAAAGTAATCTGCCACAAATTCTAGGACTAACGGCTTCCCCAGGGACGGGTGGGGCTAGCTCCTTTGAGAAAGCCGTAGACCACATTTTAATG atCTGTGCGAATCTTGACACCTATAAGATAATGTCACCCCAGACTTCAATCAAGGACCTTGAAGAAAAAGCTAAGCAGCCCAATAAACAGTATGACCTGGTCCCTGAAAGGGATACG GATCCTTTTGGAGATAAGCTGAAGGAGCTCATGGCCGCCATACATGAATATATGGATGACACTGAATTCATCACAAATTTTGGCACCCAAGAGTATGAACAGAGTATAGTATTGATGGAAAAAGATG GGGCTGAGGCTGCCGACAGGAGGAAGCGAACTTGTGCAATCCACCTCCGCAAATACAACGATGCCCTCTTCCTCCATGACACTGTAAGAATGAAGGATGCCTATGACTTTCTGGAAGAATTCTACATAAtggaaaaatttttaaaaaattctacaGAAGCAACAGATGTCTTCCTCTACGGGTTATTCAATG AAAACTGTGATGAACTTTCAGAATTGTGCAACAATATTGAATATGAAAACCCTAAGTTGAAGAGACTGGAAGAGATTTTGAAGGAACATTTCCAGAACTCCTCCACCTCCCACGGGATCATCTTCACCCGGACACGACAAAGTACCTACTCTCTTCTTGAGTGGATTAAAAGCAATGCCTCCCTTCAAGATCTCAATATCAAGGCGGCAGCTTTGACAGGGGCAGGGTTCAGCAATCAGAGCAAACACATGACACAG AACGAGCAGAAGGAAGTGATCCAAAAGTTTCGTGAAGGCTATCTGAATCTGCTTATTTCTACCAGTGTTGCCGAAGAAGGCTTGGATATCCCAGAATGCAATATTGTTGTTCGGTATGGCTTGATGACAAATGAAATATCCATGGTGCAG GCCAGAGGACGAGCCAGGGCTGAAGAAAGCTGTTACTCTTTCTTGGCGGAATCTGGAGGGAAAGAGAGTAGAAGAGAAAGGACCAACGAGTCTTTGGAAGAACTGATGAAACAAGCCATAAAATATGTGCAAGAGATGCCAGAAAGAGAATACCAGGAAAAG ATTAAAGATCTGCAGAGACAATCTCTGAACGAGCGTTTGGTGAAACAAGCCAAAACAGAAAGTCAAAAGAAATTTGCACCATCGGACGTTCGGGTGGATTGTCGGAACTGCTCTGCTGCTATTTGCTTTGGAAGCGATTTGCGTGTGATGGAATATGTCCATCGTGTGAATATAAACCCAACCTTTAA GGAGAACTATGAAGAATATTCAGAGCCTATCAACCTTGGAAGAAAGATGGAGAACTGGGTTCCTGGAGGTGCAATCAGATGCCGCCTTTGCAAG GCGCATTGGGGAATGATAATGATCTACAGAGGAGTGACCCTTCCCAGTATAACCATCAAGCACTTTGTGCTCCAAACTCCCGAAGGTCCCAAAACCTGCAAAAAATGGAAAGACGTCCCGTTCTCCTTGGAGGAGTTTGATTATAATACGTACAATGAAGATTGCCTTTCAGATACCGAGGATGATTGA